A single window of Nicotiana sylvestris chromosome 3, ASM39365v2, whole genome shotgun sequence DNA harbors:
- the LOC138887339 gene encoding secreted RxLR effector protein 161-like, producing MKESNEIDTPFATATKLDIDEPGSSVDQKLYRGMIGSLLYLTASRPDIVFSVGLCARFQANPKESYMTAVKRILRYLKGTTDLCLWYRKCSNFNLVEYADADYVGFLVDRKSTSGLEHLLGSCFVSWSTKKQNSVALSTVKTEYVDVASCCAQLL from the coding sequence ATGAAAGAATCAAATGAAATAGACACTCCTTTTGCAACAGCCACAAAActggacatagatgaacctggttcatctgttgatcagaagttgtataggggtatgattggttcacttttgtatcttactgctagcagacctgacattgtttttagtgtagggctttgtgctcgattTCAAGCAAATCCAAAGGAATCCTACATGACTGCtgtcaagagaatattgagatacttgaaaggcactactgacctTTGTCTTTGGTATCGAAAATGTAGTAACTTTAACTTAGTGGaatatgctgatgctgactatgTAGGTTTCCtggtggataggaagagcacctcaggtttGGAACACTTACTTGGTTCATGTTTTGTGTCATGGTCTACTaagaagcaaaattcagtggccttatccactgttAAAACTGAGTATGTTGATGTTGCTTCCTGTTGTGCTCAATTACTATAG
- the LOC104233010 gene encoding abscisic acid 8'-hydroxylase 4-like, whose product METVFSMIYFLLFLSTLLLYHVPKIKQKGKDIEKAKLPPGTMGWPYIGETLQMYSEDPNVFFANKQKRYGDIFKTHILGCPCVMLASPEAARFVLVTNAHLFKPTYPRSKERMIGPSALFFHQGNYHSRLRKMVQNSLSPEALRNLVQDIEALSICSLESWATKEQVINTFHEMKKLSFEVGILAIFGQLDTKRKEELMENYCIVNKGYNSFPTNLSGTAYYKATKARRKLYEIISEIICERKEKKTVVKDLLGRLLNFKDEKGHTLTEDQIADNIIGVLFAAQDTTASALTWILKYLHYEHKILQAVKVEQIEIYESNEEGKKPLTWIQTRNMPFTHRVILESLRMSSIISFTFREAVTDVFYDGYLIPKGWKVMPLFRNIHHNPDFFADPWDFDPSRFDAAPKPNTYMPFGNGAHACPGNELAKLLMLILIHHLVTNYRWEVIGSQGVIQYSPFPVPQHGLPARFWKENKSTKYPGETRCPLT is encoded by the exons ATGGAGACTGTGTTTTCCATGATTTATTTCCTTCTCTTTCTCTCAACTCTTCTCTTGTATCACGTACCAAAGattaaacaaaaaggaaaagacatAGAAAAAGCAAAGTTGCCTCCTGGTACAATGGGGTGGCCTTACATAGGGGAAACTCTCCAAATGTACTCTGAAGACCCAAATGTCTTCTTTGCTAATAAACAAAAAAG ATATGGGGATATATTCAAGACACACATTCTTGGATGCCCTTGTGTTATGCTAGCTAGCCCCGAAGCTGCACGATTCGTGCTGGTTACTAATGCTCACTTATTCAAACCGACGTACCCAAGGAGCAAAGAGAGAATGATTGGCCCTTCTGCTTTGTTCTTTCACCAAGGGAACTACCATTCTCGACTAAGGAAGATGGTTCAGAACTCGTTATCTCCTGAGGCTCTTCGAAATCTAGTTCAAGACATCGAGGCCCTATCTATTTGTTCACTGGAATCATGGGCAACAAAAGAGCAAGTAATCAACACATTCCACGAGATGAAGAAG TTGTCATTTGAAGTTGGCATTCTTGCTATCTTTGGTCAATTGGACACAAAGCGCAAAGAGGAGCTAATGGAGAACTATTGCATAGTAAATAAAGGATACAATTCGTTCCCTACAAACTTATCAGGAACCGCATATTACAAAGCTACAAAG GCAAGGAGAAAGCTCTATGAGATAATTAGTGAAATAATTTGTGAAAGGAAGGAGAAGAAAACAGTAGTTAAGGATCTCTTGGGTCGTCTATTAAATTTCAAAGATGAAAAGGGACATACTTTAACGGAAGATCAAATTGCCGACAATATAATTGGAGTACTCTTTGCTGCGCAAGATACAACAGCTAGTGCTCTAACTTGGATTCTCAAATACCTTCATTACGAACACAAAATATTACAAGCAGTTAAG GTGGAACAGATAGAAATTTATGAGTCTAATGAAGAAGGAAAGAAGCCCTTGACATGGATTCAAACTAGAAATATGCCATTTACACACCGG GTCATTTTAGAGAGTTTAAGAATGTCAAGCATTATATCTTTCACCTTTAGAGAAGCCGTGACAGACGTATTTTACGACG GATACTTAATTCCAAAAGGTTGGAAGGTCATGCCATTATTCAGAAACATTCATCATAATCCAGACTTTTTTGCTGACCCTTGGGATTTTGATCCTTCCAGATTTGAC GCTGCTCCAAAACCCAATACCTATATGCCATTTGGCAATGGAGCCCATGCTTGTCCAGGGAATGAACTTGCAAAACTGCTCATGCTGATTTTAATCCATCATCTAGTCACCAACTATAG GTGGGAAGTCATAGGTTCTCAGGGCGTGATACAGTATAGCCCGTTTCCGGTACCTCAACATGGACTCCCTGCCAGGTTCTGGAAGGAAAACAAAAGCACAAAGTATCCCGGGGAAACGAGATGCCCACTAACATAA